From the Leucobacter denitrificans genome, one window contains:
- a CDS encoding ABC transporter substrate-binding protein yields MSQRTIAVVGAVAVAALVLTSCSGGGGTASGNNQLDVDLSNLATTTEPGTAPIDEVTWNLPYEPLSIDPMLSFNYAENTVDANLCDSLLRLNPDLTTGPGLAESVDMPDDTTVVYSIRNDVSFWDGTPLTAADVVYSLARQSGEHNGDSYFGEYLTSVESVEQTGEHEVTVHLSEPDALFNQAMATAAGAIVSQAFAESAGPAFGTPQGGLMCTGPFSLESWSAGKSIVLAKNPNYWDESLIPKAEKLSFTFIADETTAVNALRAGDVDGQYFYLPPTGLNQLQGDSGATTTFGKSFVYFTLAGANQEGPFANPTIRQALLLAIDRQAIADVVFQGAAAPAPTLAGPDFWGDQAAIYEPAFAEFDVASDPEEAKRLIEGLPEAGETITIAVQGSSAVHEQTANLIQAAGESIGLKIETKVIPVEQYGNMYYDPAAREGIDAFFTTWYGNVTDPLDVYAVFTTDGASNFGNYTGVNDAVAEARATLDDEARAQLTVDIQQQVTEELPWLPLTYMPPILVQSDRISGATASIAYLYYPWAATIGGVE; encoded by the coding sequence GTGTCCCAACGAACAATCGCAGTCGTCGGCGCCGTTGCCGTCGCTGCGCTCGTATTGACCTCTTGCTCGGGAGGGGGAGGAACAGCATCGGGTAATAACCAGCTCGATGTTGACCTCTCGAACCTCGCGACCACGACCGAACCGGGAACCGCTCCGATCGACGAGGTGACGTGGAACCTCCCGTACGAGCCGCTCTCGATCGACCCGATGTTGAGCTTTAACTACGCCGAGAACACTGTCGATGCGAACCTATGCGACAGTCTCTTGCGTCTGAACCCCGACCTCACGACGGGCCCTGGCCTCGCCGAGTCGGTGGACATGCCTGATGACACGACGGTCGTGTACTCGATCCGCAATGACGTGTCATTCTGGGACGGAACTCCGCTCACGGCCGCGGACGTCGTGTATTCACTCGCCCGCCAGAGCGGCGAGCACAACGGTGACTCTTACTTTGGTGAGTACCTTACGAGCGTGGAATCAGTCGAGCAGACCGGTGAGCACGAGGTCACCGTGCATCTCAGCGAGCCCGATGCGCTCTTCAACCAGGCGATGGCCACGGCTGCTGGGGCGATCGTGTCGCAGGCCTTCGCGGAATCCGCGGGTCCCGCATTCGGCACACCACAGGGTGGTCTCATGTGCACCGGGCCGTTCTCGCTTGAGTCCTGGAGCGCCGGGAAGTCGATCGTGCTCGCGAAGAACCCCAATTATTGGGATGAGTCGCTCATTCCGAAGGCTGAGAAGCTGAGCTTCACCTTCATTGCCGACGAGACGACCGCAGTCAATGCGCTTCGCGCTGGCGACGTCGACGGGCAGTACTTCTACCTCCCGCCGACAGGGCTGAATCAACTCCAGGGCGACAGTGGCGCGACGACAACATTCGGCAAGTCCTTCGTGTACTTCACCCTTGCCGGTGCGAATCAGGAGGGTCCATTCGCAAATCCGACCATTCGTCAAGCGCTACTTCTCGCGATTGACCGTCAGGCGATCGCCGACGTCGTCTTCCAGGGAGCTGCCGCGCCTGCGCCCACGCTCGCTGGCCCCGACTTTTGGGGTGATCAAGCGGCCATCTACGAACCGGCTTTCGCAGAGTTTGACGTCGCCTCGGACCCAGAGGAGGCAAAGCGCCTGATCGAGGGATTGCCCGAAGCGGGTGAGACGATCACGATCGCAGTACAGGGATCGTCGGCGGTGCACGAGCAGACCGCCAACCTGATTCAGGCCGCTGGCGAATCGATCGGACTCAAGATCGAGACGAAGGTCATTCCCGTGGAACAGTACGGCAACATGTACTACGACCCTGCTGCCCGCGAAGGCATCGACGCCTTCTTCACGACCTGGTACGGGAACGTGACCGATCCGCTCGATGTGTATGCCGTCTTCACGACCGACGGGGCGAGCAACTTCGGCAATTACACGGGTGTCAACGATGCGGTAGCCGAGGCGCGGGCCACGCTCGATGATGAGGCTCGAGCGCAACTCACCGTCGACATTCAGCAACAGGTGACCGAGGAACTCCCGTGGCTCCCGCTCACGTACATGCCGCCGATCCTCGTGCAGAGTGACCGGATCTCGGGCGCAACCGCGTCGATCGCGTATCTCTACTACCCGTGGGCCGCGACCATCGGCGGTGTGGAGTAG
- a CDS encoding ABC transporter permease, protein MSIATFILRRLGSLLLVLLVTSFLVFGLMYLAPGSPLLFVLGPRGGTPEQVAQVTAQYHLDDPFFVRYFAWLADVFRGDLGDSIVYRQSVTDLLGSRISTTVALISLAMIIIVVIGVSLGLIASLRGGWIDQVITTLSTLGLATPTFVIGVALISLFSVGLGWFPTNGSGSGGFDTIVHLTLPAIALAVASSAYLSRITRASILEENGREHVQTAVARGLRPRIVVARHVLRNALIPITTVIGLTVATLIAGAVVIESVFAVDGLGSLLVRAILQRDFALVQAVILVLVVAFVVINAIVDFLYTIIDPRIQLGSKQ, encoded by the coding sequence GTGTCCATCGCAACATTCATCCTGCGGCGCTTGGGAAGCTTGCTTCTCGTGCTACTGGTGACATCGTTCCTGGTCTTCGGACTCATGTATCTCGCTCCGGGAAGCCCACTGCTCTTTGTGCTTGGGCCCCGGGGCGGGACCCCGGAACAGGTCGCACAGGTCACCGCGCAGTACCACCTCGATGACCCGTTCTTCGTTCGCTACTTCGCGTGGTTGGCAGATGTGTTCCGGGGCGACCTCGGCGACTCGATCGTCTATCGGCAGAGCGTCACCGATCTGCTCGGTAGCCGCATCAGCACCACCGTCGCACTGATCTCCCTCGCCATGATCATCATTGTGGTGATCGGTGTGAGCCTCGGTCTCATCGCCTCCTTGCGAGGTGGGTGGATCGACCAGGTCATCACGACGCTATCGACCCTCGGTCTCGCGACGCCGACCTTTGTCATTGGTGTCGCCCTCATCAGCCTGTTCAGTGTGGGACTCGGGTGGTTCCCGACAAATGGCAGTGGATCGGGTGGGTTCGACACGATTGTCCATCTCACCCTGCCGGCGATCGCGCTTGCGGTCGCGAGCTCGGCGTACTTATCGCGCATCACGCGGGCCTCGATACTCGAAGAGAACGGCAGGGAGCACGTGCAGACCGCGGTGGCTCGCGGGCTTCGCCCCCGAATTGTCGTCGCTCGGCACGTGCTGCGTAACGCACTCATCCCGATCACCACGGTGATCGGCCTCACCGTCGCGACGCTCATCGCAGGTGCCGTGGTGATCGAAAGCGTCTTCGCGGTTGACGGGCTTGGATCGCTCCTCGTTCGGGCGATCCTTCAGCGCGACTTCGCACTCGTGCAGGCGGTGATTCTCGTGCTCGTCGTAGCGTTCGTGGTGATCAATGCGATCGTCGACTTCCTGTACACCATCATCGATCCGCGCATTCAACTTGGGAGCAAGCAATGA
- a CDS encoding amidohydrolase family protein translates to MAENPEVAPVVYTPGLVDAHIHPDKTGWAGPWMSRRPASTLQDFIANDLATQREFAETVEARAYALFSHALRNGTLAMRAHVDVSSELGTANVEGVRAAAERLAPHLTVQIVAFPQFGLLTNPGTLDAMAASLTAGADLVGGIDPIGVDGDMAGHLDAVFGLADRAGRDIDIHLHDGGEEGLAQIREIAARTVAAGLQGCVTIGHAFALCDSTLPSLRETLERVAEAEMWIATCALGPDPVPDLGLFEQHGVRLAAGSDGVRDSWSPFGTGSMVDRAHLLAYRTGAITDAELERAFRLSSTAGGEMLRIPDLATWDGASGGTYLEFHSQSIAQLVVDRPVPFSVVRRGHPIHPNSSL, encoded by the coding sequence ATGGCGGAAAACCCAGAAGTAGCACCCGTGGTTTACACTCCGGGTCTCGTCGATGCGCACATTCATCCCGATAAGACAGGCTGGGCCGGGCCGTGGATGTCACGTCGCCCTGCCTCTACGCTCCAGGATTTCATCGCGAATGACCTTGCGACGCAAAGAGAATTCGCGGAAACGGTTGAGGCGAGAGCCTACGCCCTGTTCTCGCACGCGCTTCGCAATGGAACTTTGGCGATGCGTGCCCATGTCGATGTCTCATCTGAGCTCGGCACGGCGAATGTTGAGGGTGTTCGTGCCGCGGCCGAGCGGCTTGCACCTCACCTCACAGTGCAGATCGTCGCGTTTCCCCAGTTCGGTCTGCTCACGAATCCCGGCACGCTCGACGCAATGGCCGCGTCGCTTACGGCGGGGGCGGATCTTGTCGGTGGGATCGACCCCATCGGAGTCGACGGCGACATGGCAGGCCATCTCGATGCTGTCTTCGGACTCGCCGACCGGGCAGGGCGCGACATCGACATTCACCTCCATGACGGAGGAGAGGAAGGACTTGCACAGATCCGCGAGATCGCCGCGCGTACAGTCGCAGCCGGACTGCAAGGTTGCGTCACTATCGGTCATGCCTTCGCGCTTTGCGACTCGACGCTTCCAAGTTTGCGCGAGACTCTCGAGCGCGTCGCTGAGGCTGAGATGTGGATCGCGACATGCGCGCTCGGCCCAGACCCTGTACCCGATCTGGGGCTTTTCGAACAGCACGGCGTGCGGCTGGCTGCCGGATCCGATGGTGTGCGCGATTCTTGGAGCCCGTTCGGCACAGGGAGCATGGTCGACCGCGCACATCTTCTCGCCTACCGAACCGGGGCAATCACTGACGCGGAGCTCGAGCGCGCGTTCCGGCTCAGCTCGACGGCTGGGGGTGAGATGCTCCGCATCCCGGATCTCGCCACCTGGGATGGTGCCTCAGGCGGAACGTATCTCGAGTTCCACTCACAGAGCATCGCTCAACTCGTGGTCGATCGCCCAGTCCCGTTCAGTGTCGTTCGTCGAGGCCACCCCATACACCCGAACTCCTCGCTCTGA
- a CDS encoding FadR/GntR family transcriptional regulator: MQQVQRRSLVDTVVDEMKREIATGNWQVGDRIPSEAELTAQLGVSRPSVREAVRSLVQLGLLETRQGDGTYVVATDATQVALRRALHTADRREVILVRKALDALAAGAAAEQRSDADLEFLAAQLRARSAAIRDGDVATFTDADVAFHLGVARISGNRLLSDIYASFDHSLRESITDASCLARGDDPDRADQHETLYQAIAAGDPEAARNAALGVLDQQERLLDASE, from the coding sequence GTGCAACAGGTTCAAAGACGTTCTCTCGTCGACACCGTCGTCGACGAGATGAAGCGTGAGATCGCCACCGGCAATTGGCAGGTCGGCGACCGCATTCCGTCGGAAGCCGAACTCACCGCGCAACTTGGCGTGAGCCGACCGTCTGTACGGGAGGCAGTCCGCTCACTCGTACAGCTCGGACTCCTCGAGACTCGACAGGGCGACGGCACGTATGTGGTTGCAACTGATGCGACGCAGGTCGCCCTGCGTCGCGCTCTGCACACCGCAGATCGGCGCGAGGTCATTCTCGTACGCAAGGCTCTCGACGCTCTCGCGGCGGGCGCAGCCGCCGAACAGCGAAGCGACGCCGATCTCGAGTTTCTCGCGGCCCAACTCCGCGCCCGATCCGCCGCCATTCGCGACGGCGACGTAGCAACATTCACGGACGCCGATGTTGCGTTCCACCTCGGTGTCGCAAGGATTTCGGGGAACCGCTTGCTCTCCGACATCTACGCAAGCTTCGATCATTCGCTCCGCGAATCGATTACCGACGCCTCATGCCTCGCCCGCGGTGACGACCCTGACCGCGCAGACCAACACGAGACCCTCTATCAAGCCATCGCCGCCGGCGATCCGGAGGCCGCACGCAATGCGGCCCTCGGTGTGCTCGATCAGCAGGAACGTCTCCTCGATGCTAGCGAGTGA
- a CDS encoding ABC transporter ATP-binding protein, giving the protein MTATLLEIEDLHASLITKYRRLDLLNGVNLVLDRGEALGIVGESGSGKSLTTRAIMRMLPKGFRTTGDIRFDGKSVLGFGREELRRYRAKDVGIIFQDPRAHVNPVHTVGDFLTEALMRERGQSRDAVERRAVQLLDEVGVRHPERRLRQYPHELSGGLLQRVMIASVLLAEPTLILADEPTTALDVTAQSDVMAILDEQRRARGLSLLFITHDLELANACCDRLAVMYAGEIVEQGAHVYKDPRHPYTKELLGARPSIDEKLERLPVLTYNRELHDDLKASAS; this is encoded by the coding sequence GTGACCGCAACGCTTCTCGAGATAGAGGACCTGCACGCCAGCCTCATCACCAAATACCGGCGACTCGATCTGCTCAATGGCGTAAATCTCGTACTCGACCGCGGGGAGGCTCTCGGCATCGTCGGCGAGTCCGGATCCGGCAAGTCGCTCACGACTCGAGCCATCATGCGGATGCTGCCGAAAGGCTTTCGCACGACTGGTGACATTCGCTTCGACGGAAAATCTGTGCTGGGCTTCGGACGAGAGGAACTGCGGCGATACCGGGCGAAAGACGTGGGGATCATCTTCCAGGATCCTCGCGCACACGTAAACCCGGTGCACACCGTTGGTGACTTCCTTACCGAAGCGCTTATGCGTGAGCGCGGCCAGTCGCGCGACGCCGTTGAGCGACGCGCGGTGCAACTCCTTGATGAGGTCGGCGTGCGTCATCCCGAGCGTCGCCTGAGGCAGTATCCGCATGAACTCTCGGGTGGGCTCTTGCAACGAGTCATGATCGCGAGTGTGTTGCTCGCCGAGCCGACGCTCATCCTCGCCGATGAGCCGACGACAGCGCTCGATGTCACGGCCCAGTCAGATGTTATGGCGATTCTTGACGAGCAACGGAGGGCTCGCGGACTGTCTCTGCTCTTCATTACCCATGACCTCGAACTGGCAAACGCATGTTGTGATCGCCTCGCAGTGATGTACGCCGGCGAGATCGTCGAGCAGGGAGCGCATGTCTACAAGGATCCGCGCCATCCCTACACAAAAGAGCTCCTCGGAGCGCGCCCAAGCATCGACGAGAAACTTGAGCGTTTGCCTGTGCTCACGTACAACCGAGAACTCCACGATGACCTGAAAGCGAGCGCGTCATGA
- a CDS encoding ABC transporter permease, with protein sequence MTSAPRTTQLAIARSRSQDPGPFTLIMRKLGVLGLVASAVLAVFALAALLAPWAAPYDPNAPDLLAALSGPTVDHLLGADTLGRDLLSRLMWGTRITLIGPTFVILIATVVGVLLALLAAWNGGIVDTVISWCLDVLFSVPGIVFGLIAVAVFGPSLPTVIVGLSIGYIPYVARLVRGAALRERNMPYVQAAWLQGQSGVGISLRQILPNVQPIVVAQAVSSLGFAVVDLAAISFLGLGVQPPTADLGLMVKSGFDSVLRGHPIEAITAGTAIVLIVWSITVIGDRLTDNARSVK encoded by the coding sequence ATGACCTCCGCACCGCGCACAACACAGCTCGCAATTGCGAGGTCGAGAAGCCAGGATCCGGGCCCGTTCACCCTCATCATGAGAAAACTCGGTGTGCTCGGCCTCGTTGCGAGCGCTGTCCTAGCGGTTTTCGCGCTCGCGGCTTTGCTCGCGCCGTGGGCTGCTCCGTACGATCCGAACGCTCCCGACCTTCTCGCGGCGCTCTCCGGGCCGACTGTGGATCATCTTCTCGGGGCGGACACGCTCGGTCGAGATCTCCTGTCTCGGCTCATGTGGGGAACCCGGATCACCCTCATCGGTCCAACCTTCGTGATCCTCATTGCAACCGTGGTCGGCGTGCTGCTCGCGCTGCTCGCCGCATGGAACGGGGGCATCGTTGACACTGTGATCTCCTGGTGCCTTGACGTGCTCTTCTCAGTGCCCGGAATCGTGTTCGGCCTGATTGCGGTCGCAGTCTTCGGACCGAGCCTCCCGACAGTGATCGTGGGTCTCTCGATCGGGTACATCCCGTACGTCGCCCGTCTCGTGCGCGGCGCAGCGCTGCGCGAACGCAATATGCCGTATGTCCAAGCAGCCTGGCTGCAGGGTCAGTCGGGCGTCGGAATTAGTCTGCGACAGATACTGCCGAACGTGCAGCCGATCGTCGTTGCACAGGCGGTTTCGTCGCTCGGATTCGCCGTCGTCGACCTCGCTGCGATCTCGTTTCTTGGCCTCGGCGTACAACCGCCCACGGCAGACCTCGGCCTCATGGTGAAGAGCGGCTTTGATTCGGTGCTCCGTGGGCATCCGATCGAAGCGATCACTGCCGGAACCGCGATCGTGCTCATCGTTTGGAGCATCACGGTGATCGGGGACCGACTCACCGACAACGCAAGGAGTGTCAAGTGA